The following coding sequences lie in one Bordetella genomosp. 9 genomic window:
- a CDS encoding peptide chain release factor 3 produces the protein MNIPQEVARRRTFAIISHPDAGKTTLTEKLLLFAGAIQIAGSVKARKASRHASSDWMEIEKQRGISVASSVMQMEYRDCVINLLDTPGHQDFSEDTYRVLTAVDAALMVIDAANGVEPQTKRLLQVCRARNTPIITFINKLDREVREPLDLLSEIESHLGMDAVPFSWPVGMGKSFGGVFDIRQDRMRLFRAGQERRGDDDEFIQGLDNPEIAQRFGQAFEQARGEIALINEAAPAFDAQAFLDGRQTPVFFGSAINNFGVQEVLDALVELAPRPGARPALQRQVQPDEPRFTGVVFKVQANMDPAHRDRVAFVRVCSGRFERGMRLKVCRTNKEMRPNNVVSFLSQRRELLDEAYAGDVIGIPNHGVLQLGDVLTEGEILQFTGLPFFAPELFQAVEVKDPLRTKQLRTGLAQLGEEGAIQVFRPVAAGGAMLLGAVGQLQFEVVQHRLKTEYGVDARLMPSRYTMARWITSDDPRALKKFMDANAAHIAYDVVDAAAFLIGSPAQLRVAEELYPDVKFHAMREHGGRVFSEKA, from the coding sequence ATGAATATTCCCCAAGAAGTCGCGCGGCGACGCACCTTCGCCATCATCTCGCACCCCGACGCCGGCAAGACCACCCTGACGGAAAAGCTGCTGCTGTTCGCCGGCGCAATTCAGATCGCCGGCAGCGTGAAGGCGCGCAAGGCGAGCCGTCACGCGTCTTCAGATTGGATGGAAATCGAAAAGCAGCGCGGCATTTCCGTGGCTTCGTCGGTCATGCAGATGGAGTACCGCGACTGCGTGATCAACCTGCTCGACACCCCGGGGCACCAGGACTTTTCGGAAGATACCTACCGCGTTTTGACGGCGGTGGACGCAGCCTTGATGGTGATCGATGCGGCCAACGGCGTCGAGCCGCAGACCAAGCGCCTGCTGCAGGTCTGCCGCGCGCGCAATACGCCCATCATCACTTTCATAAACAAGCTCGACCGCGAAGTGCGCGAGCCGCTGGATCTGCTGTCCGAGATCGAGTCCCACCTGGGCATGGACGCCGTGCCGTTCTCGTGGCCCGTCGGCATGGGCAAGTCCTTCGGCGGCGTGTTCGACATCCGCCAGGATCGCATGCGTCTGTTCCGCGCCGGCCAGGAACGCCGCGGCGACGACGACGAATTCATCCAGGGGCTGGACAATCCCGAGATCGCGCAACGCTTCGGCCAGGCCTTCGAACAGGCGCGCGGCGAAATCGCGCTGATCAACGAAGCGGCGCCTGCCTTCGACGCGCAAGCGTTTCTGGACGGCAGGCAGACGCCGGTATTCTTCGGTTCGGCTATCAACAACTTCGGCGTGCAGGAAGTGCTCGATGCCCTGGTGGAACTGGCGCCGCGCCCCGGTGCTCGCCCCGCGCTGCAACGGCAGGTCCAGCCCGACGAGCCGCGCTTCACCGGCGTGGTGTTCAAGGTGCAGGCCAACATGGACCCGGCGCACCGCGACCGCGTCGCGTTCGTGCGCGTGTGTTCCGGACGCTTCGAGCGCGGCATGCGCCTGAAGGTATGCCGCACCAACAAGGAAATGCGTCCGAACAACGTAGTGTCTTTCCTGTCGCAACGCCGTGAGCTGCTGGACGAGGCCTATGCGGGCGACGTCATCGGCATACCGAACCACGGTGTGTTGCAGTTGGGCGACGTGTTGACCGAAGGCGAAATTTTGCAATTTACCGGCCTGCCGTTCTTTGCCCCGGAACTGTTCCAGGCTGTGGAAGTCAAAGATCCGCTGCGCACGAAACAACTGCGTACCGGCCTTGCCCAGCTGGGCGAAGAGGGCGCGATCCAGGTGTTCCGGCCCGTGGCCGCGGGCGGCGCCATGCTGCTGGGCGCGGTCGGCCAATTGCAGTTCGAAGTCGTGCAGCACCGCCTGAAAACCGAGTATGGCGTGGACGCCCGCCTCATGCCTTCGCGCTATACCATGGCGCGTTGGATTACGTCGGATGATCCCCGTGCGCTGAAGAAGTTCATGGATGCCAATGCTGCGCATATCGCCTATGATGTGGTGGACGCGGCCGCGTTCCTGATCGGCTCGCCCGCACAATTGCGCGTGGCCGAGGAACTGTATCCGGATGTGAAGTTCCACGCGATGCGCGAACACGGTGGGCGGGTCTTCAGCGAGAAGGCGTAG
- a CDS encoding LysE family transporter — MTLSTWLTFMLASWAISFSPGAGALSAMTSGLRHGFARGYWNTAGLILGILFQLAVVGIGLGTLLATSETAFAVVKYLGVAYLVYLGWRQFRADAAPVTLENGGGALESRRSLILRGFLINASNPKGTVFLLAVVPQFIDAAHPLVPQYAAIAATMAMTDTVAMAFYTLLAAKVLRLMRSPVHIRWMNRAFGTLFMAAGLLLACFRRTN; from the coding sequence ATGACGCTTTCCACTTGGTTGACGTTCATGCTCGCTTCCTGGGCGATCTCGTTCTCGCCGGGCGCTGGCGCGCTTTCGGCAATGACGTCGGGTCTGCGCCACGGTTTCGCGCGCGGTTACTGGAACACCGCGGGACTGATCCTGGGCATCCTCTTCCAGCTGGCCGTCGTCGGCATCGGACTGGGCACGCTGCTGGCCACGTCCGAGACCGCCTTCGCGGTGGTGAAGTATCTTGGCGTGGCCTATCTGGTCTATCTGGGATGGCGGCAGTTCCGCGCCGACGCCGCGCCGGTGACGCTGGAAAATGGCGGCGGCGCGCTGGAATCGCGGCGCAGCCTGATCCTGCGCGGCTTCCTCATCAATGCGAGCAATCCCAAGGGGACGGTTTTCCTGCTGGCCGTCGTGCCGCAGTTCATCGATGCCGCGCATCCGCTCGTTCCGCAATACGCCGCCATCGCCGCCACCATGGCAATGACGGACACCGTGGCGATGGCGTTCTACACCTTGCTTGCCGCAAAGGTGCTGCGCCTGATGCGCAGCCCGGTCCATATCCGCTGGATGAACCGGGCGTTCGGCACGCTGTTCATGGCGGCCGGCTTGCTGCTTGCGTGCTTCCGGCGCACGAACTGA
- a CDS encoding DEAD/DEAH box helicase, whose protein sequence is MTAISNFADLGLADSLLRAIAETGYTAPTPIQAQAIPLVLKGVDLLAAAQTGTGKTAGFTLPILHRLMQNKPAQRRPGRPRCLILTPTRELTAQVEESVQTYGKHTPLTSMVMFGGVNINPQIAALKKPVDILVATPGRLLDHAGQKTVDLTGVEILVLDEADRMLDMGFIRDIRKVLALLPAQRQNLLFSATFSDEIRTLARGVLKDPAEVSVTPRNTATELVTQTVHIVEQHHKRDLISHIIRESGWHQVLVFTRTKHGANRLAETLVKDGLSAAAIHGNKSQAARTRALAGFKAGTVTVLVATDIAARGLDIDQLPQVVNFELPNVPEDYVHRIGRTGRAGATGAAISLVDNSEIKLLKAIEKLIRKPIDRVPVQGWTPPANVAREREDDDDERNFRGGRQRAGAPARGGNAGARHGANGAGRTSGRPDGNRHANGSTNGSGGRAAAKPAGNARPQASGNARAGGAAPSGSRSAGTGNGGGHNRPATGAGVSARGASRPSALLSK, encoded by the coding sequence TTGACTGCCATTTCGAACTTCGCCGACCTTGGGTTGGCCGATTCCCTGCTGCGTGCCATCGCCGAAACCGGCTATACCGCGCCCACCCCGATTCAAGCCCAGGCTATTCCGCTCGTCCTCAAAGGCGTCGATCTGCTGGCGGCCGCGCAGACGGGCACGGGAAAGACCGCCGGTTTCACCCTGCCCATCCTGCACCGGCTGATGCAGAACAAGCCCGCGCAACGCCGCCCGGGCCGGCCTCGCTGCCTGATTCTGACCCCCACGCGGGAATTGACCGCGCAGGTCGAAGAATCGGTGCAGACCTACGGCAAACATACGCCGCTGACGTCCATGGTGATGTTCGGCGGCGTCAACATCAATCCGCAGATCGCCGCGTTGAAAAAGCCGGTCGATATCCTGGTCGCGACGCCGGGCCGTTTGCTGGACCACGCCGGGCAGAAGACCGTCGATCTGACGGGCGTCGAAATCCTCGTTCTGGACGAAGCCGACCGCATGCTCGACATGGGTTTCATCCGCGACATCCGCAAGGTCCTGGCCCTGCTGCCCGCGCAGCGGCAGAACCTGCTGTTTTCCGCGACCTTCTCCGATGAAATCCGTACGCTCGCACGGGGCGTCCTGAAGGATCCGGCCGAAGTATCCGTCACGCCCCGCAATACCGCCACGGAACTGGTCACGCAGACCGTCCATATAGTGGAACAGCATCACAAGCGCGACCTCATCAGCCACATCATCCGTGAAAGCGGCTGGCATCAGGTACTCGTCTTCACGCGCACCAAACACGGCGCCAACCGCCTGGCCGAGACGCTGGTAAAGGACGGTCTGAGCGCCGCGGCCATTCACGGCAACAAAAGCCAGGCGGCGCGTACGCGCGCGCTGGCCGGCTTCAAGGCGGGCACCGTCACCGTGCTGGTTGCCACGGACATCGCCGCCCGCGGCCTGGACATCGACCAGCTGCCCCAGGTGGTGAACTTCGAACTGCCCAACGTGCCCGAGGACTACGTGCACCGCATCGGGCGCACCGGCCGGGCTGGCGCCACCGGCGCGGCCATCTCTCTGGTGGACAACAGCGAGATCAAGCTGTTGAAGGCCATTGAAAAACTCATCCGCAAGCCGATCGACCGCGTACCGGTGCAAGGCTGGACCCCGCCCGCCAACGTGGCGCGCGAGCGCGAGGACGATGACGACGAACGCAATTTCCGCGGTGGCCGCCAACGCGCCGGCGCGCCGGCCCGCGGCGGCAATGCAGGGGCACGGCATGGCGCCAACGGCGCCGGCCGCACGTCCGGCAGGCCGGATGGAAATCGCCATGCCAACGGCTCGACCAATGGCAGTGGCGGCCGGGCTGCAGCCAAGCCCGCGGGCAACGCGCGGCCGCAAGCGTCCGGCAACGCGCGCGCCGGCGGCGCCGCACCATCGGGCAGCCGTAGCGCGGGAACCGGCAACGGCGGCGGCCACAACCGGCCCGCCACGGGCGCCGGCGTTAGTGCGCGAGGGGCCTCGCGCCCTTCGGCGCTGCTGTCGAAATAA
- a CDS encoding YdgA family protein, translated as MSKAIRVVVGVIVVAGVGWVAGAWYTGKRLEEVLPQQVEQANTRLQEVLPGSHATVSLVRQDRHWFSTDVLLRVQFESGAVSGQPAARQDVLDVISHIGHGPFPLDRLKRGQLLPVMAAGVFALQENDTVRPWFELTHGVPPLSGRAALGYGQSVSGTLRTEPLKLTRDDASLDLSGLVLDFSQDRDRRTRLHGTMDSATVDVADDDKAARLKVDGVTLSTDVRPGPAGLQVGTNTLTVKRVALTPPGRPPITLADYTQRTDASEDKGALSVHGEYAASMLTIGSADIGSVQVALGARNLAPEAVKTLLTLYGRIWSRSAEQAQHESGEQQVPEPVLTPEEQAQALEARHVLLAANPNFYIDPILLKTPRGEARFTLNLDLSDPGSPDQPLDERLAKALRKLDARAAVAQPVLAGLLSENMRRQGMDAAAADAQAQALAAIIGKAAADSGYATLQGSDVVSTLHYADGTVDLNGTKMPLDQFAGMVLQGVIGMMGPQDGAMDEPDDQAPDQDDPEENQDQAPSPDTPR; from the coding sequence ATGAGCAAAGCAATCCGGGTGGTGGTGGGCGTTATCGTAGTGGCGGGCGTTGGCTGGGTGGCCGGCGCCTGGTACACCGGCAAGCGTTTGGAAGAGGTCTTGCCGCAGCAGGTCGAGCAAGCCAACACGCGGCTACAGGAAGTCCTGCCCGGCAGCCATGCGACGGTGTCGCTGGTCCGGCAGGATCGCCACTGGTTTTCCACCGACGTGCTGTTGCGCGTGCAGTTCGAGTCCGGTGCGGTGTCGGGCCAGCCTGCCGCCCGCCAGGACGTGTTGGACGTGATCTCGCACATCGGACACGGGCCTTTTCCCTTGGATCGGCTCAAACGCGGGCAGCTCCTGCCGGTGATGGCCGCGGGCGTGTTCGCTTTGCAAGAAAACGATACGGTGCGGCCGTGGTTCGAACTGACGCACGGTGTCCCGCCGCTGTCGGGCAGGGCCGCGTTGGGCTACGGCCAGTCCGTATCGGGCACGCTGCGCACGGAACCGCTGAAGCTGACGCGCGACGACGCGTCGCTCGATTTGTCCGGCCTGGTGCTCGATTTCTCGCAGGATCGCGACCGCCGCACCCGCCTGCACGGGACCATGGACAGCGCCACCGTGGACGTGGCGGACGACGATAAAGCCGCCCGCCTGAAGGTCGACGGCGTGACGCTTTCCACCGACGTGCGACCCGGGCCCGCGGGCCTGCAGGTCGGCACCAATACGTTGACCGTGAAGCGGGTAGCCCTTACGCCCCCCGGCCGTCCGCCGATCACCCTCGCGGACTATACGCAGCGCACTGACGCCAGTGAGGACAAGGGTGCGCTATCCGTGCATGGCGAATACGCGGCGTCAATGCTCACCATCGGCAGCGCGGACATCGGTTCGGTGCAGGTGGCGTTGGGCGCAAGGAACCTGGCGCCGGAGGCAGTGAAGACATTGCTGACGTTGTACGGACGCATCTGGTCGCGCAGCGCCGAACAGGCGCAGCACGAAAGCGGGGAGCAGCAGGTCCCCGAGCCGGTCTTGACGCCCGAAGAGCAGGCGCAGGCGCTGGAGGCTCGCCACGTCCTGCTGGCCGCGAACCCGAACTTCTATATCGACCCCATTCTGCTGAAGACGCCGCGTGGCGAGGCGCGCTTCACGCTGAATCTCGACTTGAGCGACCCGGGTTCGCCGGACCAGCCGCTGGACGAACGCCTGGCCAAGGCGCTGCGCAAGCTGGATGCGCGCGCTGCCGTCGCCCAGCCCGTGCTGGCGGGCCTGCTTTCCGAGAACATGCGGCGGCAAGGTATGGACGCGGCGGCCGCCGATGCGCAGGCGCAGGCGCTGGCCGCCATCATAGGCAAGGCGGCGGCCGATTCGGGGTACGCGACCCTGCAGGGCAGCGACGTCGTATCCACCCTGCACTATGCGGATGGCACGGTCGACCTGAACGGCACGAAGATGCCGCTCGACCAGTTCGCCGGCATGGTGCTGCAAGGCGTGATCGGCATGATGGGGCCGCAGGACGGCGCCATGGACGAACCCGACGACCAGGCGCCGGACCAGGACGATCCGGAAGAGAACCAGGACCAGGCGCCTTCGCCGGATACGCCTCGCTAA
- a CDS encoding GTPase/DUF3482 domain-containing protein has product MKMLQIAVVGHTNTGKTSLLRTLTRDTEFGEVADGPGTTRRVEGAKLRLDGRAVLAWFDTPGMEDSIALLEYVEHLAGDRRLDGPDRIRLFLESPEAQRRFEQEARVLGKMLECDAALYVIDARDPVLGKHRDELALLAACGKPLLPVLNFVHAPSHRAAQWREAMARLGLHALLEFDTVAPPLDGEQQLYDRLAVLLDRHAGVLRQLGAALARERRERHDAGLHLIADLLVDVAALRLVSDADEAALRETTERLREQARRREQACVNALLGLYNFRPDDYAGDPLPLAGERWGMDLFHPQALKDAGIEVGMGIAAGAMAGATVDLMLAGISLGTAALIGAAAGGMWQGIERFGKRLAARLRGRRELSVDDAVLRLLALRERELLMALERRGHAAREPVRLDTADKDPWREAGLPPEIKEARSRPEWCGMSPEYQDGPRRAATVKALAQRLA; this is encoded by the coding sequence ATGAAGATGCTGCAGATCGCGGTCGTGGGGCATACGAACACCGGCAAAACGTCGCTGCTTCGGACGCTGACGCGCGATACCGAATTCGGCGAAGTGGCCGACGGTCCGGGAACCACCCGGCGGGTGGAAGGAGCCAAACTGCGCCTGGACGGGCGCGCCGTGCTCGCCTGGTTCGATACGCCTGGCATGGAAGACAGCATCGCGCTGCTCGAATACGTGGAACACCTTGCAGGAGACCGGCGCCTGGACGGGCCCGATCGCATACGGCTGTTCCTCGAATCGCCCGAAGCGCAGCGCCGTTTCGAGCAGGAGGCCCGCGTGCTCGGCAAGATGCTGGAATGCGACGCCGCCCTCTATGTGATCGACGCGCGCGACCCGGTGCTGGGCAAGCATCGGGACGAACTGGCCCTGCTGGCCGCATGCGGCAAGCCGCTTTTGCCCGTGCTCAATTTCGTTCATGCGCCATCGCACCGCGCCGCGCAATGGCGCGAGGCCATGGCGCGTCTGGGCCTTCATGCCCTGCTGGAGTTCGACACGGTGGCTCCGCCGTTGGACGGCGAACAGCAGCTCTATGACCGCCTCGCCGTGCTCCTGGATCGGCATGCCGGCGTGCTGCGGCAACTCGGTGCGGCGTTGGCGCGCGAGCGCCGGGAACGCCACGACGCCGGGCTGCACCTGATCGCCGATTTGCTGGTCGATGTCGCGGCTTTGCGCCTGGTGTCCGACGCCGATGAAGCCGCGCTGCGCGAGACGACCGAACGGTTGCGGGAACAGGCGCGCCGGCGCGAACAGGCTTGCGTGAACGCGTTGCTGGGGCTGTATAACTTCCGTCCCGACGACTACGCGGGCGATCCGCTGCCCCTTGCCGGCGAGCGATGGGGCATGGATCTATTCCATCCGCAAGCCTTGAAGGACGCGGGGATCGAGGTCGGCATGGGCATCGCGGCCGGCGCGATGGCGGGCGCAACGGTGGACCTGATGCTGGCGGGCATCAGCCTGGGAACCGCCGCGCTGATCGGTGCTGCGGCCGGCGGCATGTGGCAGGGCATCGAACGTTTTGGCAAAAGACTGGCTGCCAGGCTGCGGGGCCGGCGAGAACTCAGCGTGGACGATGCCGTGCTGCGGTTGCTCGCCCTGCGGGAACGTGAGTTGTTGATGGCCCTGGAGCGCCGCGGCCACGCGGCCCGAGAGCCGGTGCGCCTGGATACCGCCGACAAGGATCCGTGGCGCGAGGCCGGCCTGCCGCCGGAAATCAAGGAAGCGCGCAGCCGGCCTGAATGGTGCGGGATGTCGCCGGAATACCAGGATGGCCCCCGGCGCGCCGCGACTGTCAAGGCATTGGCGCAACGGCTGGCGTAG
- a CDS encoding DUF2868 domain-containing protein has translation MAASESATFLDLWRAETVRLREEHWGPLEDQDAVRQARHAAGPVEARVIARARLIADREGLSRRMAEWRGGARLAASALLLLGVLAGAGAAWTALGDGSRVVNIVWAVGALLGLHALTFFLWLLSFAAGTGIAAAGLGRVWLWATRRLARGPDAVLPVQALLTLAARAGATRWLFGAISHMVWLAALVAALATLLAVLSTESYRFTWATTLLAPDAFVTLTRVIGWLPDQLGFPSPDADMVRLSDGVHALPSEAQAQWGWWLIGLVAVYGALPRLVAWAISMLVLRAALRRATIDMALPGYAALRARLTPPAEPLGQEGAAPPPESLQLASAGMPPTGDQLVLAALELPDDMPWPPPVPPSIRLAGNLDSREQRHALLDALTGAPARRLLLACDSRQTPDRGTVALIADLAGKATRTAVWLSGSGGDGRVNVWRKRLIEAGMPADAILQDSDEPLRWLEK, from the coding sequence ATGGCGGCGTCTGAATCCGCCACTTTCCTTGACCTGTGGCGTGCGGAAACCGTTCGGTTGCGGGAAGAACACTGGGGACCGCTGGAGGACCAGGACGCCGTGCGTCAGGCCCGGCATGCCGCCGGCCCGGTGGAAGCGCGCGTCATTGCCCGCGCCCGCCTGATTGCCGATCGGGAGGGGCTGTCTCGCCGCATGGCGGAATGGCGGGGCGGCGCGCGCCTGGCCGCGAGCGCGCTCCTGCTGCTTGGCGTGCTGGCCGGCGCCGGCGCCGCATGGACCGCGCTCGGAGACGGCTCCCGGGTCGTGAACATCGTGTGGGCCGTCGGCGCGCTGCTGGGCCTGCATGCCTTGACGTTCTTCTTGTGGCTGCTCAGTTTCGCTGCGGGAACCGGTATCGCGGCCGCGGGTCTGGGGCGGGTATGGTTGTGGGCGACACGCCGGCTGGCGCGCGGCCCGGATGCGGTTTTGCCCGTGCAGGCTTTGCTGACCCTGGCCGCGCGCGCTGGCGCAACCCGATGGCTGTTCGGCGCGATCAGCCATATGGTTTGGCTGGCCGCGCTGGTCGCGGCGCTCGCCACCCTGCTGGCGGTGTTGTCCACCGAGAGCTATCGCTTCACCTGGGCCACAACGCTGCTGGCGCCGGATGCCTTCGTCACGTTGACCCGGGTAATCGGGTGGCTGCCCGACCAACTGGGATTCCCGTCGCCGGATGCCGATATGGTGCGGCTGAGCGATGGCGTCCATGCGCTGCCGTCCGAGGCGCAGGCCCAATGGGGATGGTGGCTGATCGGCCTGGTCGCCGTCTATGGCGCGCTGCCGCGGCTTGTGGCATGGGCGATCAGCATGCTGGTGCTGCGCGCCGCGCTGCGCCGGGCAACCATCGATATGGCGCTGCCGGGCTATGCCGCCTTGCGAGCGCGATTGACGCCGCCCGCCGAACCGCTGGGGCAGGAAGGCGCCGCGCCGCCGCCCGAAAGCCTTCAACTTGCCTCCGCCGGCATGCCGCCGACGGGTGATCAGCTTGTATTGGCGGCGCTGGAGCTGCCGGACGATATGCCTTGGCCGCCTCCGGTGCCGCCGTCGATACGCCTGGCGGGCAATCTTGACAGCCGGGAGCAACGCCACGCACTTCTGGACGCCTTGACAGGCGCCCCGGCCCGCCGCCTTCTGCTCGCCTGCGACTCCCGCCAGACGCCGGACCGCGGCACGGTGGCGCTCATCGCCGATCTGGCGGGCAAGGCGACGCGCACGGCGGTGTGGCTGTCCGGAAGCGGCGGGGACGGCCGCGTCAACGTGTGGCGCAAGCGCCTGATCGAAGCCGGTATGCCGGCGGATGCGATCCTGCAGGATTCCGACGAGCCATTGAGGTGGTTGGAAAAGTAG
- a CDS encoding YkvA family protein, with protein sequence MVEAHPSYEAAYTAPRFWRKLARHAKGAGRQAVEKALWLYYALQDPKTPKWAKRVIYGALGYFVLPLDALPDLIPGAGYTDDVAVMAAALATVAFYIGDDVKRQAAAKLLQWFGPGHGVPGAMQE encoded by the coding sequence ATGGTGGAAGCGCATCCTTCGTACGAAGCCGCATACACCGCCCCCCGGTTCTGGCGCAAACTGGCGCGGCATGCCAAGGGCGCGGGGCGGCAGGCGGTGGAAAAAGCCTTGTGGCTCTACTACGCGCTTCAGGATCCCAAGACGCCGAAATGGGCCAAGCGCGTCATCTACGGCGCGCTTGGCTATTTCGTTTTGCCGCTGGACGCACTGCCTGACCTTATCCCAGGCGCCGGATACACCGACGATGTGGCCGTCATGGCGGCCGCCCTGGCAACGGTCGCGTTTTACATCGGCGACGACGTCAAGCGGCAGGCGGCCGCCAAGCTCCTGCAGTGGTTCGGGCCCGGACACGGGGTGCCAGGCGCCATGCAAGAGTGA
- a CDS encoding ClpXP protease specificity-enhancing factor, whose translation MGETSTKPYLIRALHEWCTDNGYTPYIVVQVNDRTMVPPAHVRDGQITLNIGNLATNKLLLGNEYIEFQARFNGVIEIVSVPVGAVSAIYARETGAGMGFEVQTDEDAPAQRPPREGGAQPGVTSGQGSDKGNGGNDEDPTPPRPHLTIVK comes from the coding sequence ATGGGTGAAACATCGACCAAACCGTACCTGATCCGGGCCTTGCACGAGTGGTGCACGGACAACGGCTACACGCCGTACATCGTGGTGCAGGTCAACGATCGCACCATGGTGCCGCCGGCCCATGTACGCGACGGTCAGATCACGCTCAATATCGGCAACCTGGCAACCAACAAACTGTTGTTGGGTAACGAGTACATCGAATTCCAGGCTCGCTTCAACGGCGTGATCGAGATTGTGTCCGTGCCCGTGGGCGCGGTCAGCGCCATCTACGCCCGCGAGACGGGGGCCGGCATGGGGTTCGAGGTGCAGACCGACGAGGACGCGCCGGCGCAGCGCCCGCCCCGGGAGGGCGGCGCGCAACCGGGCGTGACGAGCGGGCAAGGCAGCGACAAGGGCAATGGCGGAAACGACGAAGATCCCACGCCGCCCCGTCCACATTTGACCATCGTGAAATAA
- a CDS encoding glutathione S-transferase N-terminal domain-containing protein: MMVLYSGTTCPFSQRCRFVLFEKGMDFEIRDIDLYNKPEDISVMNPYGQVPILVERDLVLYESNIINEYIDERFPHPQLMPADPVMRARTRLFLYNFEKELFVHVSVLEDRNAKPDEKRLDRARQNIRDRLAQLAPMLLKNKYMLGDEFSMLDVAVAPLLWRLDHYGIELPKNAAPLQKYAERIFSRPAYIEALTPSEKVMRR; the protein is encoded by the coding sequence ATGATGGTGCTTTATTCCGGAACCACGTGCCCGTTTTCGCAACGCTGCCGTTTTGTATTGTTCGAAAAGGGCATGGACTTCGAAATCCGGGACATCGACCTGTACAACAAGCCGGAAGACATTTCCGTCATGAACCCGTACGGCCAAGTGCCCATACTCGTGGAGCGGGACCTGGTGCTGTACGAGTCGAACATCATCAACGAGTACATCGACGAACGATTCCCGCATCCCCAGCTGATGCCGGCCGATCCCGTCATGCGTGCGCGCACGCGGCTGTTCCTGTACAACTTCGAAAAGGAACTGTTCGTGCACGTGTCGGTGCTGGAAGACCGCAATGCCAAGCCGGACGAAAAGCGTCTGGATCGCGCCCGCCAGAACATCCGCGACCGCCTGGCCCAGCTGGCCCCGATGCTGCTTAAGAACAAGTACATGCTGGGTGACGAGTTCTCGATGCTCGATGTGGCGGTGGCGCCCTTGCTGTGGCGCCTGGACCACTACGGTATCGAGCTGCCGAAAAACGCCGCGCCGTTGCAGAAGTATGCCGAGCGCATCTTCTCGCGGCCGGCCTATATCGAAGCGCTGACGCCCTCCGAAAAGGTGATGCGTCGCTAG